Proteins from a single region of Belliella baltica DSM 15883:
- a CDS encoding NADH:ubiquinone reductase (Na(+)-transporting) subunit D — MSTETAQVEVKKPAEALLSKRRRKLVSDPLVDDNPITIQVLGICSALAVTTQMQPTLVMAISVIFVIVMSNLTISILRKTIPSRVRIIVQLAVVATLVTLVNEVLKAFAYDMYKELSVFVGLIITNCIVMGRLEAFALGNKPYDAILDGFGNALGYSWIILAVAFFRELLGSGSVFGVQVYDGISGLFGGEFSLATNGLMVSPVGAFIILGLIIWVQRTKTGYVEH; from the coding sequence ATGAGTACAGAAACAGCACAAGTAGAAGTAAAAAAGCCAGCAGAGGCACTTCTTTCTAAAAGAAGAAGAAAATTAGTATCTGACCCTCTCGTAGATGACAACCCTATCACCATTCAGGTATTGGGTATTTGTTCAGCTTTAGCGGTGACCACTCAGATGCAGCCAACTCTAGTAATGGCAATCTCAGTAATCTTTGTAATTGTAATGTCTAACTTGACTATTTCAATATTGAGAAAAACGATTCCATCTAGAGTTAGGATTATTGTTCAGTTAGCAGTAGTTGCTACTTTGGTTACATTGGTAAATGAAGTCTTGAAAGCATTTGCTTATGATATGTACAAAGAACTTTCCGTATTCGTGGGTCTGATTATCACCAACTGTATTGTAATGGGTCGTTTGGAAGCTTTTGCTTTGGGAAATAAGCCTTATGATGCAATCCTTGATGGATTTGGAAATGCTTTAGGATATTCTTGGATTATCTTGGCAGTAGCTTTCTTCAGAGAGTTATTGGGCTCAGGTTCAGTATTTGGTGTTCAAGTATATGATGGTATCAGCGGTCTATTCGGTGGTGAATTCAGCTTAGCAACCAATGGCTTGATGGTATCTCCTGTAGGTGCATTTATCATCTTAGGATTGATCATTTGGGTACAGCGTACCAAAACAGGATATGTTGAACATTAA
- the nqrC gene encoding NADH:ubiquinone reductase (Na(+)-transporting) subunit C: MQQSNGYIITFSIILTVVLGLLLSGTSQVLGPIQKKAEDLDNKEQILGAVMAPEELKALKPEEVLTYYESRIASKVVDIEGNEVEQDSEGNPVVAETVNVGKNYKKAPADRLYPIFIYHEEGNEESVESYILPVYGAGLWDEIWGYVALQTDLNTIEGVTFSHKGETPGLGARITENGVQARYQGKKVFDENGELQAVIMQKGEGKDYDGEVHKVDGLSGATITANGVNDMLKNYIGHYKPYLEKRKSGTNTEVAILN; this comes from the coding sequence GTGCAACAGTCTAACGGTTATATCATCACTTTCTCAATAATCCTTACAGTAGTTTTAGGGTTATTACTTTCAGGTACTTCTCAAGTTTTAGGACCAATTCAGAAGAAAGCCGAAGATTTGGACAACAAAGAGCAAATCTTGGGTGCTGTTATGGCTCCAGAAGAATTGAAAGCTTTGAAACCTGAAGAAGTTCTCACTTATTATGAATCAAGAATCGCTTCTAAAGTAGTGGACATTGAAGGCAATGAAGTAGAGCAAGATTCAGAAGGCAATCCTGTAGTAGCAGAGACGGTTAATGTAGGTAAAAATTACAAAAAAGCGCCAGCTGACAGACTTTACCCAATTTTCATTTATCATGAAGAAGGCAACGAAGAATCTGTGGAGTCTTACATTCTTCCAGTTTATGGTGCAGGTCTTTGGGACGAAATCTGGGGCTATGTCGCTCTTCAGACTGACTTGAATACCATTGAAGGTGTTACTTTCTCACACAAAGGTGAGACTCCTGGTCTTGGAGCAAGAATCACTGAAAACGGCGTACAAGCGAGATATCAAGGCAAAAAAGTTTTTGATGAAAATGGCGAATTACAAGCTGTAATCATGCAAAAAGGTGAAGGAAAAGACTATGATGGAGAGGTGCATAAGGTGGATGGCTTATCAGGAGCAACCATTACTGCAAATGGGGTTAATGATATGTTGAAAAACTACATTGGTCACTACAAACCCTATCTAGAAAAAAGAAAGTCTGGAACTAACACCGAAGTAGCGATATTAAATTGA
- a CDS encoding NADH:ubiquinone reductase (Na(+)-transporting) subunit B, translating to MKFLRDLLDKQKPLFQKGGKLENLYYAFEAGETFLFSPKHTNGIKGAQVKDAIDLKRMMITVVIAMIPCLLFGIYNTGHQHFLATGQTAGLWDNFADKAILGLTLVLPIVIVAYAAGGLVEAAFAVIRKHPINEGFLVTGMLIPLVVPATMPLWQVALATIFAVVIAKEVFGGTGMNILNVAMTARAFLYFAYPAQISGDQVWTYLGDKAAVDGFSGATALAVAYNAGVEGEAVNTALSSHNSALGSGIYEFANLFMGWIPGSIGETSTLMALVGAAILIGTGVASWKIIVSGFAGAYVMGFIMNLVAVNEYMAMGPEYHWVMGGLAFGIVFMATDPVSAAQTETGKWIYGLLIGALTVIIRVTNPAYPEGIMLAVLFLNVFAPLIDYYVVKANKKRRLQRATV from the coding sequence ATGAAGTTTCTAAGAGATCTGTTGGACAAGCAGAAGCCCCTTTTTCAAAAGGGAGGAAAATTAGAGAATCTTTATTATGCATTTGAAGCAGGTGAGACATTTTTGTTTTCACCAAAGCATACAAATGGCATTAAAGGAGCTCAAGTAAAAGATGCAATAGATTTGAAAAGAATGATGATCACAGTAGTGATTGCCATGATTCCATGTTTATTGTTTGGTATTTATAATACAGGTCATCAGCATTTTTTGGCTACAGGTCAAACAGCTGGACTTTGGGATAATTTTGCAGATAAAGCGATTTTAGGTTTAACCCTAGTATTACCAATTGTCATCGTGGCTTATGCTGCAGGTGGATTGGTTGAAGCAGCTTTTGCAGTAATCAGAAAGCACCCAATCAACGAAGGCTTTTTGGTGACAGGGATGTTGATTCCTTTGGTTGTTCCTGCGACTATGCCATTATGGCAAGTTGCTTTAGCGACAATCTTCGCAGTAGTGATTGCAAAAGAAGTTTTTGGTGGAACAGGGATGAATATCTTGAACGTAGCCATGACTGCTAGAGCATTTTTATACTTCGCTTATCCTGCTCAGATTTCGGGTGACCAAGTATGGACATATTTAGGAGATAAAGCTGCGGTAGATGGATTTTCAGGAGCGACGGCCCTTGCAGTAGCATACAATGCTGGAGTAGAAGGTGAAGCAGTGAATACAGCGCTCTCCTCACACAACAGTGCTTTAGGTTCCGGAATTTATGAATTCGCAAACTTATTTATGGGTTGGATTCCAGGTTCGATTGGTGAAACATCTACGCTAATGGCACTTGTTGGTGCAGCAATCCTAATCGGTACAGGAGTAGCAAGTTGGAAAATCATAGTAAGTGGTTTTGCTGGCGCATATGTAATGGGCTTCATTATGAACCTAGTAGCAGTAAATGAATACATGGCGATGGGTCCTGAATATCATTGGGTGATGGGAGGATTGGCTTTCGGGATTGTATTCATGGCAACTGACCCTGTATCAGCCGCTCAAACAGAAACTGGAAAGTGGATTTATGGTCTTTTGATAGGAGCATTGACTGTCATCATTAGAGTAACAAACCCAGCTTATCCTGAAGGTATTATGCTTGCCGTTCTTTTCTTGAACGTCTTTGCACCTTTGATCGATTATTATGTAGTAAAAGCAAACAAGAAAAGGAGGTTACAACGTGCAACAGTCTAA
- a CDS encoding Na(+)-translocating NADH-quinone reductase subunit A — protein sequence MSKLVKLKKGFDIKLVGKADKKLVEFQPAKTFAIKPTDFIGLQRPKVTVNEGDTVKAGTPILFDKALEQVQYVAPVSGEIVEIKRGEKRKLLEIKILADSEISYESFEKFSESSIKNLSREDAIANLTKGGVWPQIIQRPFGIVANPADSPKAIFISGFDSHPLAPDYAVTLKGEEKYFQAGIDVLKKLTDGLIHLNLNADAEVPAVFANVQNTQINKFSGPHPAGNVGVQIHHIDPVNKGEIAWTITPFGVTQIGKLFLEGKYDASKVIAITGSRAKNAAYTKTFIGACVDTMVNGNIQEDEKSEIAPETRVVSGNVLTGEKINKDGYLGYYSNQITLLPEGEYHEFLGWMKPTADKLSFHRALGLLSFLKPSKEFVLDTNVRGEERAFVQTGVFESVTPMDILPVYLLKAIMAEDFDEMEELGIYEIVEEDLALCEFVDVSKHPVQEIVRKGIDLIQYS from the coding sequence ATGTCAAAACTAGTTAAGCTTAAGAAGGGATTCGACATTAAGCTCGTTGGAAAAGCTGATAAGAAGCTTGTAGAATTCCAGCCAGCAAAGACCTTTGCAATCAAACCTACGGACTTTATTGGTTTACAAAGACCAAAAGTTACTGTAAACGAAGGTGACACAGTAAAGGCTGGAACTCCGATTTTATTCGACAAAGCACTGGAGCAAGTTCAGTATGTCGCACCAGTTTCTGGTGAAATCGTTGAGATCAAAAGAGGTGAAAAGAGAAAGTTATTAGAAATCAAAATCTTGGCAGATTCAGAAATCAGCTATGAAAGTTTCGAGAAATTCTCAGAATCCTCCATAAAAAACCTGTCTAGGGAAGATGCTATCGCCAATCTTACCAAAGGTGGGGTTTGGCCTCAAATCATTCAAAGACCTTTTGGGATTGTGGCTAATCCTGCTGATAGCCCAAAAGCTATATTCATTTCAGGCTTTGATTCGCATCCTTTAGCTCCAGATTATGCAGTGACGCTAAAGGGAGAGGAGAAATATTTTCAAGCTGGAATAGATGTTTTGAAAAAACTAACGGATGGTCTTATTCACTTGAATTTGAACGCTGATGCGGAAGTACCTGCCGTATTTGCCAATGTTCAAAACACACAAATCAATAAATTTTCTGGCCCACACCCTGCTGGAAATGTTGGTGTTCAAATACATCATATTGATCCAGTCAACAAAGGGGAAATTGCTTGGACAATCACACCCTTCGGTGTGACTCAAATAGGCAAATTATTCCTTGAAGGAAAATATGATGCCTCAAAAGTAATTGCCATCACTGGCTCAAGAGCGAAAAATGCTGCATACACTAAAACCTTCATTGGGGCTTGTGTAGACACCATGGTAAATGGCAATATCCAAGAAGATGAAAAATCTGAAATAGCACCAGAAACAAGGGTAGTTTCAGGAAATGTTTTGACAGGTGAAAAAATTAATAAAGATGGATATTTAGGTTACTATAGTAACCAAATCACTTTACTTCCAGAAGGTGAATATCATGAATTCTTAGGCTGGATGAAGCCAACAGCAGATAAATTGAGCTTTCACAGAGCTTTAGGATTACTTTCATTCTTGAAGCCAAGCAAGGAGTTTGTTTTGGACACCAACGTAAGAGGTGAAGAAAGAGCATTCGTGCAGACAGGCGTTTTTGAAAGCGTAACTCCGATGGATATCCTTCCTGTATATTTATTGAAAGCTATCATGGCTGAAGATTTTGACGAGATGGAAGAACTTGGAATCTACGAAATAGTAGAAGAGGATCTTGCATTATGTGAATTTGTAGATGTTTCCAAACACCCAGTACAGGAAATAGTTAGAAAAGGTATAGACTTAATTCAATACAGTTAA